In the genome of Myxococcaceae bacterium JPH2, one region contains:
- a CDS encoding general secretion pathway protein GspC, with amino-acid sequence MELFFRKYFWTVSLLFILFVALLAARTVNLFVESAIAPAPSSGQSARAPHHARAAETSVASLDMERLSKLTGIKIPEPEVAVKEPEGPPQMDPNAPPAKSGMRVKLLGTLVAANPDWSFASIQDMVTQRSQTYMIGNTLQGATIMEIERERVIINNGGRREFIDGQPGDGAVAAYTPPPTTAPANTAPPAGNGLGNGIKALSENEYEVPKAEIDRTLGNLNDVAMQARIVPAFKDGQAVGFKLFSIRPDSIYSKIGVQNGDVIRRINGFDMNSPEKALEVYSKLKDSSRIEIEIERNGAPIRKSYNVR; translated from the coding sequence ATGGAACTCTTCTTTCGCAAATACTTCTGGACGGTGAGCTTGCTGTTCATCCTGTTCGTCGCCTTGCTGGCGGCGCGCACGGTGAACCTGTTCGTCGAGTCCGCCATCGCGCCGGCCCCTTCATCGGGGCAGTCCGCGCGCGCGCCGCACCACGCTCGTGCGGCGGAGACCAGCGTGGCCTCGCTCGACATGGAGCGGTTGTCCAAGCTCACGGGCATCAAGATTCCCGAGCCCGAGGTGGCGGTGAAGGAGCCTGAGGGTCCCCCGCAGATGGATCCCAACGCGCCCCCTGCCAAGAGCGGCATGCGCGTGAAGCTGCTGGGCACGCTCGTGGCGGCCAACCCGGATTGGTCCTTCGCGTCCATCCAGGACATGGTCACGCAGCGCTCGCAGACGTACATGATCGGCAACACGCTGCAGGGCGCCACCATCATGGAGATCGAGCGCGAGCGCGTCATCATCAACAACGGTGGCCGCCGTGAGTTCATCGACGGGCAGCCGGGTGACGGTGCCGTCGCGGCCTACACGCCGCCGCCCACCACCGCCCCCGCCAACACCGCGCCGCCCGCCGGAAACGGCCTGGGCAACGGCATCAAGGCCCTCAGCGAGAACGAGTACGAAGTGCCCAAGGCGGAGATTGACCGCACCCTGGGCAACCTCAACGACGTGGCCATGCAGGCGCGCATCGTTCCGGCCTTCAAGGATGGGCAGGCCGTGGGCTTCAAGCTCTTCTCCATCCGCCCGGATTCCATCTATTCGAAGATTGGCGTCCAGAACGGTGACGTCATCCGACGCATCAACGGCTTCGACATGAACAGTCCAGAGAAGGCTCTGGAGGTCTACTCGAAGCTGAAGGACTCCTCTCGTATCGAGATCGAGATCGAGCGCAACGGAGCGCCGATCCGCAAATCGTACAACGTCCGTTAA
- a CDS encoding sigma-54-dependent Fis family transcriptional regulator has translation MTSPTVLVVDDDRANLDSVARIFQREGFATLTAAQGTEALEMLRRPEVSVMVTDLMMPGMDGQELLKASRAIRPDVEVVLMTAYGTVETAVAAMKDGAYDFITKPLKRHSLVKAVQKALEKQALVAENQSLKAKLAEISPSGGKAMVGQSPAFRAMLDTLRQAAPSTATVLLLGESGTGKELAARALHEYSSRARAAFIAVNCGALPESILEAELFGVERGAFTGAVARREGRFERAHGGTLFLDEVGELPLTAQVKLLRVLQEGELERLGGTQTVKVDVRLVAATNKDLQKEVAEGRFREDLYYRLHVVEIRVPALASRREDIPLLADAFLRRFAAKNAKVLRGFSAEALGVLENYAWPGNVRELEHAVERAVVLARGEVLEASDLPESVRKGPLGSAGQLVIPIGTPMEEIERRVIHETLRHTRGDKTLAARLLGIAARTIYRKLEREQTGPETPPPPGVPD, from the coding sequence ATGACATCGCCCACGGTCCTGGTCGTCGACGACGACCGCGCCAACCTCGATTCGGTCGCCCGCATCTTCCAGCGGGAAGGCTTCGCCACGCTCACCGCGGCCCAGGGCACCGAGGCGCTGGAGATGCTCCGGCGCCCCGAGGTGAGCGTGATGGTGACGGACCTGATGATGCCCGGCATGGACGGGCAGGAGCTGCTCAAGGCCAGCCGCGCCATCCGCCCGGACGTGGAGGTGGTGCTGATGACCGCCTACGGCACGGTGGAGACGGCGGTGGCGGCCATGAAGGACGGCGCCTACGACTTCATCACCAAGCCCCTCAAGCGCCACTCGCTGGTGAAGGCGGTCCAGAAGGCGCTGGAGAAGCAGGCGCTGGTGGCGGAGAACCAGTCGCTCAAGGCGAAGCTGGCGGAGATATCCCCCTCGGGTGGGAAGGCCATGGTGGGCCAGTCCCCTGCCTTCCGCGCCATGCTGGACACCCTGCGGCAGGCCGCGCCCTCCACCGCCACCGTGCTCCTGCTGGGCGAGTCCGGCACGGGCAAGGAGCTGGCCGCTCGCGCGCTGCATGAGTACTCGTCGCGAGCCCGGGCCGCCTTCATCGCGGTCAACTGCGGCGCGCTGCCGGAGAGCATCCTGGAGGCGGAGCTGTTCGGCGTGGAGCGCGGCGCCTTCACGGGCGCGGTGGCCCGGCGCGAGGGCCGCTTCGAGCGCGCCCACGGAGGCACCCTCTTCCTGGATGAAGTAGGCGAGCTTCCCCTCACCGCGCAGGTGAAGCTGCTGCGCGTGCTGCAGGAGGGAGAGCTGGAGCGGCTGGGCGGCACGCAGACGGTGAAGGTGGACGTGCGGCTCGTCGCCGCCACGAACAAGGACCTGCAGAAGGAGGTCGCGGAGGGCCGCTTCCGCGAGGACCTCTACTACCGCCTGCACGTGGTGGAGATCCGCGTGCCCGCGCTGGCCTCGCGCCGCGAGGACATCCCCCTGCTGGCGGATGCCTTCCTGCGCCGCTTCGCCGCGAAGAACGCCAAGGTGCTGCGCGGCTTCTCCGCCGAGGCGCTGGGCGTGCTGGAGAACTACGCGTGGCCCGGCAACGTGCGCGAGTTGGAGCACGCCGTGGAGCGTGCCGTGGTGCTCGCCCGCGGCGAGGTGCTGGAGGCCAGCGACCTGCCCGAGTCGGTGCGCAAGGGGCCGCTCGGCTCCGCGGGTCAGCTCGTCATCCCCATTGGCACGCCCATGGAGGAGATCGAGCGCCGGGTGATCCACGAAACGCTGCGCCACACCCGGGGCGACAAGACGCTGGCCGCGCGGCTGCTCGGCATCGCCGCGCGCACCATCTACCGCAAGCTCGAGCGTGAGCAGACCGGCCCGGAGACGCCCCCTCCCCCAGGCGTGCCGGACTGA
- the gspD gene encoding type II secretion system secretin GspD, with translation MKTLLSWMLCLCFALAAPAWAQRRPSLPDNTPPGARTISPQAPAAPATNQGSGNEPQGSRTTPTCEDARRHARYGIYFDKVEIEKLVQTVSDATCKTFILPENVRGKISIIGPENGRVEVDADAFYSAFLAALDANGLAVYPYGRFLKIVDKRSAKQNPIPTITDPDQPYTTNEQMVTKLFKIKNVEVEPLRGVLQQLVSKDGDTIPFPPDTIIINDVGSNIHRLERLIDQLDSRAASDEMRVIQVQYATAQDVATTVQRLFESKTTRPGQRPGSFTPPVNPGGPPGEGAVSPGGQEASGGPVTLTQILPDERTNKLIIVASPAAFARIQDIVREIDIPAGGGGRINIYALENANAEELAATLQSLAQGTANRPRNLPPPQAPGGIQRPAGTQAAELFSGEVKISADKGTNSLVIIASQSDYKNLVQVIQQLDQPRRQVFVEAVIMEVNLDRNSEFGVNVHQGFSLKAGDNDAAGIVGTKYTSSGAPPSFSLANLASFGGFLAGIQGPVIPALKNLGIDIPAFGVVLHALQQSSDVNVLSTPHILTSDNEEAEITVGQNVPFQSGFSPSSLGGAAGGTGTTGGLNPSLLASLGGLGSLYAPITRQNVELKLTVKPQINESDYIRLVITEQTEEIASTDPVLGPTTSKRSAKTTVIAKDQETVVIGGIMQDRTIESVAKVPVLGDIPLIGHLFRQTTNKKTKTNLLLFLTPYIIRGQEDFRRIFERKMKERQQFVEQFYGQVAGYDVAVDFSRKPGPLMRMNQAVMKEEQRVENGGPGSAGERVIRPATPQAPPPAPRTNQPSAAPSPAPGAGPEVQAPPNGAAQRDFAPPPAGSDKSAPAPSAQPEAPASRPDASPERLRIQPGQGE, from the coding sequence ATGAAGACGCTCCTGTCCTGGATGCTCTGTCTGTGCTTCGCGCTCGCCGCTCCCGCGTGGGCGCAACGCCGTCCTTCGCTGCCCGACAACACGCCTCCGGGTGCGCGGACGATTTCCCCGCAGGCGCCCGCCGCGCCCGCCACGAACCAGGGCTCCGGCAACGAGCCCCAGGGCTCGCGCACCACGCCCACCTGTGAGGACGCCCGGCGCCATGCGCGCTACGGCATCTACTTCGACAAGGTGGAGATCGAGAAGCTGGTGCAGACCGTCTCGGACGCGACCTGCAAGACGTTCATCCTTCCGGAGAACGTGCGCGGGAAGATCTCCATCATCGGACCGGAGAACGGCCGCGTGGAGGTGGACGCGGACGCCTTCTACTCCGCGTTCCTCGCCGCGCTCGACGCCAACGGGCTCGCCGTCTACCCCTACGGGCGCTTCCTGAAGATTGTCGACAAGCGCTCCGCCAAGCAGAACCCCATCCCCACCATCACGGATCCGGATCAGCCGTACACCACCAACGAGCAGATGGTGACGAAGCTGTTCAAGATCAAGAACGTGGAAGTGGAGCCCCTGCGCGGCGTGCTCCAGCAGCTCGTGTCCAAGGACGGCGACACCATCCCGTTCCCGCCGGACACCATCATCATCAACGACGTGGGCTCCAACATCCACCGTCTGGAGCGGCTGATTGATCAGCTCGACAGCCGCGCCGCCAGCGACGAGATGCGCGTCATCCAGGTGCAGTACGCCACCGCGCAGGACGTGGCCACCACGGTGCAGCGCCTCTTCGAGTCCAAGACGACGCGCCCAGGCCAGCGCCCCGGCTCGTTCACGCCGCCCGTCAACCCGGGCGGTCCTCCCGGAGAGGGCGCCGTGTCCCCGGGTGGCCAGGAGGCCAGCGGTGGTCCGGTGACGCTGACGCAGATCCTCCCGGACGAGCGCACCAACAAGCTCATCATCGTCGCCAGCCCCGCGGCGTTCGCGCGCATCCAGGACATCGTCCGGGAGATCGACATCCCGGCGGGCGGCGGCGGTCGCATCAACATCTACGCGCTGGAGAACGCCAACGCGGAGGAGCTCGCCGCCACGCTCCAGTCGCTGGCGCAGGGCACGGCGAATCGCCCGCGCAACCTCCCCCCGCCCCAGGCTCCCGGCGGCATTCAGCGCCCGGCGGGCACCCAGGCGGCGGAGCTGTTCAGCGGCGAGGTGAAGATCTCCGCGGACAAGGGCACCAACTCGCTCGTCATCATCGCCAGCCAGTCGGACTACAAGAACCTGGTCCAGGTCATCCAGCAGTTGGATCAGCCGCGCCGCCAGGTGTTCGTCGAGGCCGTCATCATGGAGGTGAACCTCGACCGCAACAGCGAGTTCGGCGTCAACGTCCACCAGGGCTTCAGCCTGAAGGCGGGTGACAACGACGCCGCGGGCATCGTGGGCACGAAGTACACCTCGTCCGGCGCGCCTCCGTCGTTCAGCCTCGCCAACCTGGCCAGCTTCGGCGGCTTCCTCGCCGGCATCCAGGGCCCGGTCATCCCCGCGCTGAAGAACCTGGGCATCGACATTCCCGCCTTCGGCGTGGTGCTGCACGCGCTCCAGCAGTCCTCGGACGTCAACGTGCTGTCCACCCCGCACATCCTCACCAGCGACAACGAGGAGGCGGAGATCACCGTGGGCCAGAACGTCCCGTTCCAGTCCGGCTTCTCGCCCTCCAGCCTGGGCGGCGCCGCGGGTGGCACCGGCACCACCGGCGGCCTCAACCCGTCGCTGCTCGCGTCGCTGGGTGGCCTGGGCTCGCTCTACGCGCCCATCACCCGCCAGAACGTGGAGCTGAAGCTCACCGTCAAGCCGCAGATCAACGAGAGCGACTACATCCGGCTGGTCATCACCGAGCAGACCGAGGAGATCGCCTCCACGGATCCGGTGCTCGGCCCCACCACCAGCAAGCGCAGCGCGAAGACGACCGTCATCGCCAAGGACCAGGAGACCGTGGTCATCGGCGGCATCATGCAGGACCGCACCATCGAGTCCGTGGCCAAGGTGCCGGTGCTCGGTGACATCCCGCTCATCGGTCACCTGTTCCGCCAGACGACGAACAAGAAGACCAAGACGAACCTGCTGCTCTTCCTCACGCCCTACATCATCCGAGGCCAGGAGGACTTCCGCCGCATCTTCGAGCGCAAGATGAAGGAGCGTCAGCAGTTCGTTGAGCAGTTCTACGGCCAGGTGGCGGGCTACGACGTGGCGGTGGACTTCAGCCGCAAGCCCGGTCCGCTCATGCGCATGAACCAGGCCGTCATGAAGGAAGAGCAGCGCGTGGAGAACGGCGGCCCGGGCTCCGCTGGCGAGCGCGTCATCCGTCCGGCCACGCCCCAGGCTCCCCCGCCGGCCCCCCGCACGAACCAGCCGTCCGCCGCCCCCTCGCCCGCTCCCGGCGCGGGCCCCGAGGTCCAGGCACCGCCCAACGGCGCCGCCCAACGGGACTTCGCGCCGCCCCCCGCGGGTTCCGACAAATCAGCGCCCGCTCCGAGCGCGCAGCCCGAGGCCCCCGCGTCCCGTCCGGACGCGTCGCCCGAGCGCCTGCGCATCCAGCCGGGCCAGGGGGAATGA